The Polynucleobacter sp. MWH-UH2A DNA segment AAAGCAGTATGGGGCCTTGCAGGCGCTCAATGATGTTTCATTGACTATTGAACCTGGTGAGTTTTTCGGTCTTTTAGGCCCAAATGGTGCGGGCAAGACTACTTTGATTTCTATATTGGCTGGCTTAGTCAAGGCCGATAAGGGTCATGCATCTATCTTGGGTGCTGATGTTCAGAAATCCTTTCGTGATGCGCGCCGGATGCTCGGGGTAGTTCCGCAAGAGTTGGTTTTTGATCCTTTCTTTACCGTTCGTGAAACTTTGCGCTTTCAATCAGGTTACTTTGGTATTCGGAATAACGATGCTTGGATTGATGAGATCATGGCCAACCTCGATCTCACCGGCAAGGCTGACAGCAATATGCGCGCTTTATCGGGCGGCATGAAGCGGAGAGTTCTGGTGGCTCAGGCATTGGTGCATCGCCCACCTGTGATCATCTTGGACGAGCCGACTGCAGGTGTCGATGTGGGGTTACGTCAATCGCTGTGGCAATTTATCAGCAGACTAAATCAAGACGGCCACACGATTGTTTTGACGACGCACTATCTTGAAGAAGCTGAGGCGCTTTGTCAGCGTATTGCCATGCTCAAGCAGGGCGAGATTGTGGCATTGGATACCACTGCGAATTTATTAACACGTTACGGCTCAGCTAAAAAAGATGGTGAAGGTAAAACAGATCTCGAAGATGTTTTTGTAAACATCATGTCGGGGGCAGCGCAATGACTCTGTTGAATAAAGCACCTCAAGCCCTTAATAAACCAAGCTTAGAGTACGGCAGTGGCTTTCCAACTTTATTGCGCAAGGAGGTGAAACGCTTTTATAAGGTGGCGTTTCAGACGGTTGCCGCGCCAGTATTGACTGCCATTTTGTACCTCATGATTTTTGGTCATGTGCTTGAGGGTAAAGAGGTCTATGGGCGTTTAAGCTATACCGCATTTTTGATTCCTGGCTTAGTCATGATGAGTGTGTTGCAAAACGCATTTGCGAATACTTCTTCATCTCTCATTCAGTCAAAGATTACGGGCAACCTCGTATTTGTTTTGTTAGCGCCCCTGAGTCACCTTGAGTTTTATACGGCCTATATATTGGCAGCGGTTTTTCGGGGAATTGTCGTTGGCTTGGGCGTATTGTTGATCACCCTTTGGTTTGATGTCCCCACACTTGAGTATCCACTTTGGATCTTAGTATTCGCATTTTTGGGCGCCGCCATCTTGGGCAGTCTTGGTCTAATCGCAGGAATTTTGGCTGATAAATTTGACCAATTAGCTGCATTTCAAAACTTCATCATCATGCCTGCAACAATGCTGTCCGGGGTTTTCTATTCCATTCATTCCTTGCCATCTGCTTGGCAGGTGGTTTCGCATTTCAACCCATTCTTTTATATGATCGATGGCTTTCGTTTTGGGTTTTTCGGGATTTCGGATGTATCACCTTGGAGCAGCCTAGCTATTGTGTTTTGTTTCTTTGTGGCAGTTTCAGCAATTGCTTTGCGACTATTGCAAAAGGGCTATAAGTTACGCCATTAGTTGTGCCATTAACCGCACCATTAATATTGCAGATTATTTGGTTGTATTTGTCGTATGTAATGTTTTATTAGGAGAGAAGTATGTTGCCAACCCCAGAACAAATTGAGGGTTATATCAAGCAAGGCATTCAGTGCACTCATATTCAGGTTGAGGGTGATGGGCAACATTTTTTTGCAACCATTGTGAGCCCAGAGTTTGATGGCAAGCGACTCGTACAACGTCATCAGTTAGTCTATGCTGCAATGGGTGATCGCATGAAAGCAGAAGTACATGCGCTATCAATAAAAGCATTTACTCCCGAAGAGTTTGCGCAAAATCCCTCGGCATAACAATCAAGCTTAAATAAGTAAACTCAATAAAGTTTTTACTGGAATCATTTAATGGATAAATTACGGATGGTAGGCGGGACGCCGCTGAAGGGCGAAGTCAAAATTGCCGGGGCTAAGAATGCCGCCTTACCAATTTTGTGTGCTTGTTTATTAACGGATCAGCCAGTTACATTGCGCAATGTTCCAGATCTTCAGGATGTGCGCACGATGCTGAAATTACTTCAGGAAATTGGCGTAGTAGTT contains these protein-coding regions:
- a CDS encoding ABC transporter ATP-binding protein — its product is MHSAISIQHISKQYGALQALNDVSLTIEPGEFFGLLGPNGAGKTTLISILAGLVKADKGHASILGADVQKSFRDARRMLGVVPQELVFDPFFTVRETLRFQSGYFGIRNNDAWIDEIMANLDLTGKADSNMRALSGGMKRRVLVAQALVHRPPVIILDEPTAGVDVGLRQSLWQFISRLNQDGHTIVLTTHYLEEAEALCQRIAMLKQGEIVALDTTANLLTRYGSAKKDGEGKTDLEDVFVNIMSGAAQ
- a CDS encoding ABC transporter permease; this encodes MTLLNKAPQALNKPSLEYGSGFPTLLRKEVKRFYKVAFQTVAAPVLTAILYLMIFGHVLEGKEVYGRLSYTAFLIPGLVMMSVLQNAFANTSSSLIQSKITGNLVFVLLAPLSHLEFYTAYILAAVFRGIVVGLGVLLITLWFDVPTLEYPLWILVFAFLGAAILGSLGLIAGILADKFDQLAAFQNFIIMPATMLSGVFYSIHSLPSAWQVVSHFNPFFYMIDGFRFGFFGISDVSPWSSLAIVFCFFVAVSAIALRLLQKGYKLRH
- a CDS encoding BolA family protein, which gives rise to MLPTPEQIEGYIKQGIQCTHIQVEGDGQHFFATIVSPEFDGKRLVQRHQLVYAAMGDRMKAEVHALSIKAFTPEEFAQNPSA